Genomic window (Nicotiana sylvestris chromosome 7, ASM39365v2, whole genome shotgun sequence):
catttcaatagtgatttccatcacttttccacccttattacctcggacacccttatcaccacaacccacaccttataactttgtgttgcggcgtgcaacccgatcccgcgGAACAATCAAATTTAAcacgacaacaacaataattcacaaagaattttcataacatcaataccatttccatcatatgcaacaacccgtatacaatttaagtcacaacgataattgcccgtGACAAGTtacgtatgatattaccacaattgtttcaattgcatcaattacgatttcttttcatcatttgttacATAGTTCTTACCACATGAACACATGaacacacacacacttggtttgttgccatttacttacatCATTATATCGcgagacttaaccaacaacgttcaaagcatattaatcacaagaatcatCATTTCAAGGAAGCACAAGTTCATATCAACAATTCATACATTTGGGCCCAAGACACCATAGATGTCACTAAGCAGTAATTCATGTACAAGGTGTTGTCGTAATCACTCAACTCATTTACGTCATTTCACAATACCATCTTTCATTACTTACCACGCAGGGTTTTAGCCATTATACACATTCCCACATTTGGACACATTAACGTTCTTTCATTCGTTAACATATACTTCCATATCGTCATCCTCAAGCATTTATAAGCTTAGCACATAATAAGGtaggcacatcaaatcacttttcacaatcacatataacacggtggtgtggaaatcaactaagacaatcaatacacatattttcatacaaggtacacataccgtatgctcgtcacaacaaggggaatctacaagagttaaagttagccatacatacctcaaagagcttttccataagttactacaacattccggaaattctagcaatgccaatctacttcgagacataacaaaattgaacacaaattaggaagatattcataattctagctcattcgagcattttatcaaacaccatatgtgcgttaaatctttatggtccttttatagaggatttcatcaacccacaCCCCATGTTTTACCATCTTTAGCTCAGCAATATTTTGACAACCTTTGACaacacatgcatgcaagataacaactccaatacccacaagCATTCTTTATAATTACCCATCTTTAACTAGATTCGAAATTAAAGgttagggtatagaatcttacctcaaggatgaaggcctagtgtggttttccttgttaatcctttaagatttgagcaagagttgtagaagaattgatgagggatactttctcactctagggcactctctcactctaaaaatatCTAATTTTTTCGCAAGAAATGGTCCCTTGAATCTATTTGACGAAATGAGGTCGTTTTATAACACAAATCCCGATTTTTGCACAGCCGCGCCACATGGGGAGCCGCATGTGGCGGCTTGGTAATGAAAATGTATTTAGAAACGAAATTGGAGGTGCTCTGATAATTTACACAGTCGCGCCGCATGGGACGGCGCATGGGGcggcgcggtagtgtaaaattctgtACTACTTTTGGTAATTTAGTCATAACTTTTGGTAGGAGTTTCCGAATGATGAACGGTtagaagcgttagaaactagactcaaggACCTTTTTTTTGATAGGTTGTGTATCACACAAATCCTTAaataactggagatatgattgtccaaaataaggtcttgtgcgcactcatttgcaactttcgtctcttatgaaattttccaacttggcttaacttaggcctctccttagacacCAATTCACTTCTACTATGACTTATatacttattaacatatccaattgatatccataatctccttaatcctcatttgcacgcaagataaaatatttggcctatcttggcaccacgaaatcttaaattactaagcaaagttttctggggctttacagcTCCCTTGGCTTATTTTTCTCCTCCCGTGCCTGTGACTCCTACTTTGCCGATTATGGCTGCTTCCGTTCCTCCCCGGGCTATTTTTACTACTTCTATTATTCCTCCTTCGACAATTCCTCCTCCACCTACTCACCGTGCTGAGGTTGGCTCCTCAAGTAGGAGTGGTGCTATGAGGTAAGTGATTATTGAAGTCCCCGCTGAGGGCAACCTTTTAAGGAAATCGGGTCAAGTAGATGTGTGGTTAAAGCCTTTAATTGGTCATGTTGAGAGAGCCAAGCTAGAGAGCCATAGTTCTTTGACCTTGATGAATGACATTGTGCatgcttctttaaaggtattccttttttctaaattttactttgtcatttttctatctttgggATTCTCATTTCCTTCCCTTTCTCCCTTTTTAGGTCAATCTCATCGGCACGTAGATGATAAAAAGGGTCACCTTCTCAGAGCAGTTAGTGCGTGATTACCAATTGGAGGCATATAATTGGAAGGAACAGTATGAAAGTCTTCAGATCGACGTTGAGTACTTAGAAAAAAGTAAAATTACCTTGGAGCAGCAGGTGCGGGCTTTAACTTCGGAATTGGCAGTTGAAAAGGCTTCCTCCAGTCAAACAGATAAGGAAAAGGCCCGTCTTGAAACTTCTTTTTCCGAGAAACTTTCCAAggcaagtgaagatattagagAGTTGAAGTCTCTCTTGGATGCAAAAGAATCCTATGCTGGTGAACTCGTGCAGAATTTGACTCAAGCCCAAGAAGACCTTCGGGTTTCTTCTGATAAGGTTTGTTCCTTAGAAAATTCCCACGCCTCTCTTCTAACTTCTTATGAATTTGCCTTGGctaaaaataaaaagctaaagaACGAAATCGCTGACTAGAAAagagattatgagatccttgaagataaGTTTGTCATCGAAGTGAGTTGGGCGTTTTTGAATTCTCGCCGTGATATCCTTGTTGAAGCTAGCCAAgagaattttaacttggaatatgagttagctaagatcaatgaaactattgagaagACTCAGCAGAACCAAGATTCTCCTTCTCCTGTGGCCGAAGCTTCAATGTTGAAGATGATATGGGTATCCTCACTCCATCAAGCCAAGTTGAACCCACTACTGTTGATGTACCTGCTTCAGTTCTTTCATCTTCTCAGTGACAGGTTTAAGTTGTTTGAATTCCTTTgggtctcttttttttctttttggaaaattGTGGTTAAAACCCTTGGTCTCATTTGAGAGTTTGTTTTGGAAACTTAAGTCCCCAGACCTTTTATGGGGCAATatgtataaaaaaaaaattagtttatgactaagttcatacttagtctaagctttttaatattaaaaagtttttcGTTACTAGttgaacttctgttttgtttattcttgcctttatttctaaggacttactgaataacttgcatttttaCTCTTCAAAAAATGCTTATGTTAACTTCATAAATACTTAAATTAATCATGAATTTAATAAAAGAGagcccttttatattcgacacttaatgaagaagacgtctcaacttcataacagTGTTAATATataataaaagaaataggaatacacatatTTCTTGAAATAagtttgacaagtttttatttgaactttgtctagttttgaataacactttacatgtatttgaattacttctataactttctcgtaactgtttttcttattacagatttaaaaaagaaaaataaacacgaggtttttatttataacccgttttagtacatTGCCTTTACCCTAGCTAGGGTAAGGTCTTTCTTTAGGCTTAGCCCGTGACTTTGCTCTGTACTTGACTCATTCATTGAGTGAATTTTTCAGGCTTGATCCTTGATTATTTtccaatcttctttgccttctttatacacatgcttgtgtatattatatagtccccaagtgtttgagcgttgaACTAtaaagcctcgagcacttgattgttcctctcatttggtcctttccctgaaaaggaaaaacatacgagactcggaggtgcgattatagatgaagactgcttagcccatttgaatttctatcagaataattgtaaccctagaccggaaagtttaatttattccacgtgccttgcaggtcgtgactcatcatttagtacgggctagATTTTTACCTAttatctaaaatcgttagtaaaatataacaattaaaaaaattaaattttaaaatacgGATACCTAACCATGGGTATTCCTTAGTATATCTTCaggtgaacaacattccaatgtgaaggtagtatcttgtcatccattgtttccagctcgtatgctcctttacctgcaatatcatgaatcctatagggtccttcccatgttggacttaatttccctgcATTAGCTGCCTTcatagattgaaaaacctttttgaccacgaagtccccaattttgaagaatcgTAGGCGAGTTTTTCGGTTGTCgtatcgttctatgacctgcTTTTGTGCTGCTATTCTTATCAGTGCAGCTTCCCTTTTTCCTTTAAGTAGATCAAGATTTATACGCATTTCTTCGTTATTAGACTCTTCTGACGCTTGTGTAAATCTTGTActtggctctcctatctcaactaGAATTAAAGTTTTAGCTccgtaaaccaatgaaaatggtgtttctcctgtacatgtttttgttgttgtgcggTATGACCATAAAATACCAGGTAAcacttctggccaattacctttggacTCCTCTAAAcatttctttaaattgttgataatgattttgtttgttgactcaacTTGcacattacccaccggatgataaggtgtggatgtaattcttttgatctgccaactttgaaagaactcTGTGGTTTGTGTGCCTATAAATTGAGGGTCATTGTCGCATACGATTTCCTTTGGTACActgaatcggcatatgatattcagccaaatgaaatctttaacttctttttcacGCACCTAtttgaatgctcctgcttccacccatttagtaaaataatcagtgagtacgagcaaaaATTTTACCTATCCTTTttcttgtggtagtggacccacgatatccatcccccatttcataaacagccatggtgcaatgaccggatgtagcaactctgcaggtctatgcatattattaccgtacctttggcatttatcacatttagccacgaaaTTTTCCGCTTCTTCTAccattttgggccaataataacctgccctaattaggGTTCTTACCAGTaatcttcctcctgcgtgattcccacaatgccccTCATGTATTTCTCTCAATTATGTCTAagaaggtccgaggcatcttgctaagggaccaccgaacattttccGATAAGGATTTCCTTGCTTTAAGCAATATCGAGCAGCCTTTTTTCGAAGCCCGTGAGCTTTCCTCTTGTCTTCAGGAACGATACCATTCTACAAAAaggcaacaatctcgttcctccaatcccaggttaagttattaaaatttacctcatttttatctggatcgagcactgaatgaaacaaatgtattgtagaagcattttcattgcttgccacgtctgctacggatgcgagattagctaaggCATCCGCCTCAACATTTTCATCTCTTGGTATTTGCGTAACCTTTCAGGTTTGGAATTGCCTTATTAGATCATGTACCTTCACTAAATACTATtgcattcgtgcttccctggcgGTATAAGTCCCCAGTATTTGGTTAACCACGAGCTGTGAATCGCTCTTGATTACAATCTGATTAATGCCAAGTTCTCATgacagttctaaacctgcaatcactgcctcatactctgcctcattgttagttatagaatgacatttaatggcttgccgaatggtttcacccgtaggtggtactaAAACGATCCCTAAGCCTGCACCCTTTacgttagatgaaccatcagcaAATAAGGTCCAAATCCCTGGGTTAGCTCCGTTGAGCACctgcaattctttttctgcttctaattgcatcccttggctaaaatcagccacgaaatcagctaacacttgagattttatagcagttctaggttggtatgtgatattatattcacttaattctatagcccacttggctaacctacctgacaacTCATGCTTGTATAATATATTGTgtaatggataagcagttactacagcaataggatgacattgaaaataagaccttaattttctagatgtcatgattaatgcaagtgcaagcttttctaactgaggatattgtgtctccgcatctaacaaagatttgatGACATAATAGAtcagagattgtttaccttggtcctcacggactaaaacagcacttactgcTACTTCTGAGACAACAAGGTAGATGAGCAGTCTTTCCCCAACCTTTAGTTTTGCGAGCAGTGGCATATTTAATAagtatgtcttcaaatttttgagtgtctgttgacattcctcatccCATtcgaaatgatcttgcttttaagagctgaaaagaatttaaagcacttttctgatgatttagaaataaatcttcccaaggctgcaattcttcctgtcaacctctgcacttcttttttacttgtaagtATATCAGGTATTTCTTCAGTGGCCTTAATCTGTgtgggattcacttcaataccacggttagagacaagaaaacctaaaaacttacctgatgcaataccgaatgcacacttctcaggatttaatttcatattaatttttttcaaaatctgaaatacatcagacaagtgtgatatatgatccCCTGAATGTTGAGTTTTGACGAGCATGTCGTCTATATAGACTTCCATAGTTTTCcccaaatgttcttgaaacatttgagtcactagtctttgatatattgcaccagcatttttgagaccaaaaggcattactttataacagtaagtccccctgttagttataaaggaagttttttcttcatctatcggatccattttgatctgattgtacctgaatacgcatctaaataacttaataattcatgtcctgcagtagcatcaattagttgatctatatgtggtagtggaaaagaatctttaggacaggATTTGTTAAGGTTTGTGTAATCTACataaactcgccacttaccattcttcttatgtaccacaacagtattggctagccaattaggatactttacctcacggataGACCCAATCTTTAGTAATTTTTGAAcatcatcttgaatcacctggttttttaaagttccttgctttctcttcttttgtttgacaggaggATACGAtggtcttcatttaatttgtgagtcatt
Coding sequences:
- the LOC138872993 gene encoding uncharacterized protein is translated as MIKRVTFSEQLVRDYQLEAYNWKEQYESLQIDVEYLEKSKITLEQQVRALTSELAVEKASSSQTDKEKARLETSFSEKLSKASEDIRELKSLLDAKESYAGELVQNLTQAQEDLRVSSDKKRDYEILEDKFVIEVSWAFLNSRRDILVEASQENFNLEYELAKINETIEKTQQNQDSPSPVAEASMLKMIWI